The following coding sequences lie in one Polyodon spathula isolate WHYD16114869_AA chromosome 37, ASM1765450v1, whole genome shotgun sequence genomic window:
- the LOC121304125 gene encoding tubulin beta chain, with protein MREIVHIQAGQCGNQIGAKFWEVISDEHGIDPTGTYHGDSDLQLDRISVYYNEATGGKYVPRAILVDLEPGTMDSVRSGPFGQIFRPDNFVFGQSGAGNNWAKGHYTEGAELVDSVLDVVRKEAESCDCLQGFQLTHSLGGGTGSGMGTLLISKIREEYPDRIMNTFSVVPSPKVSDTVVEPYNATLSVHQLVENTDETYCIDNEALYDICFRTLKLTTPTYGDLNHLVSATMSGVTTCLRFPGQLNADLRKLAVNMVPFPRLHFFMPGFAPLTSRGSQQYRALTVPELTQQVFDAKNMMAACDPRHGRYLTVAAVFRGRMSMKEVDEQMLNVQNKNSSYFVEWIPNNVKTAVCDIPPRGLKMAVTFIGNSTAIQELFKRISEQFTAMFRRKAFLHWYTGEGMDEMEFTEAESNMNDLVSEYQQYQDATAEEEGEFEEEAEEDA; from the exons TTCTGGGAAGTGATCAGCGATGAACATGGGATTGACCCAACAGGTACCTACCATGGTGACAGTGACCTGCAGCTAGACAGAATCAGTGTCTACTACAATGAGGCCACAG GTGGTAAATACGTTCCTAGAGCCATCCTGGTAGATCTGGAACCCGGGACCATGGACTCTGTACGCTCCGGCCCCTTTGGGCAGATCTTCAGACCAGACAACTTTGTTTTCG GACAAAGTGGTGCAGGCAACAACTGGGCTAAGGGTCATTACACCGAGGGAGCTGAGCTGGTAGACTCAGTCCTGGATGTGGTGAGGAAAGAGGCAGAAAGCTGCGACTGCCTGCAGGGCTTCCAGCTCACTCACTCTCTGGGAGGAGGCACTGGCTCCGGGATGGGCACCCTGCTCATCAGCAAGATCAGAGAGGAGTACCCCGACCGCATCATGAACACGTTCAGCGTGGTGCCCTCCCCTAAAGTCTCGGACACGGTCGTCGAGCCCTACAACGCCACCCTGTCTGTTCACCAGCTGGTGGAAAACACGGACGAGACCTACTGCATCGACAACGAAGCGCTGTATGACATCTGCTTCCGCACGCTCAAGCTCACCACCCCCACCTACGGGGATCTCAACCACCTGGTCTCCGCTACCATGAGCGGCGTCACCACCTGCCTGCGTTTCCCCGGCCAGCTGAACGCCGATCTGCGCAAGCTGGCGGTCAACATGGTCCCCTTCCCTCGTCTGCATTTCTTCATGCCTGGGTTCGCCCCCCTCACCAGCAGGGGGAGCCAGCAGTACCGCGCCCTCACCGTTCCGGAGCTCACCCAGCAGGTGTTCGACGCCAAGAACATGATGGCGGCCTGCGACCCTCGCCACGGGCGCTACCTAACCGTGGCGGCAGTGTTCCGCGGCCGCATGTCCATGAAGGAGGTGGACGAGCAGATGCTGAACGTGCAGAACAAGAACAGCAGCTACTTCGTGGAGTGGATCCCCAACAACGTGAAGACTGCCGTCTGCGACATCCCGCCAAGGGGGCTCAAAATGGCGGTGACCTTCATCGGCAACAGCACGGCCATCCAGGAGCTGTTCAAGCGCATCTCCGAGCAGTTCACTGCCATGTTCCGGCGCAAGGCTTTCCTGCATTGGTACACCGGAGAGGGCATGGATGAGATGGAGTTCACCGAGGCTGAGAGCAACATGAACGACCTGGTGTCCGAATACCAGCAGTACCAGGACGCCACCGCTGAAGAGGAAGGCGAGTTCGAAGAAGAGGCTGAGGAAGAtgcctag